One genomic region from Evansella sp. LMS18 encodes:
- a CDS encoding FHA domain-containing protein, whose protein sequence is MATYKLCDICNHKSDVTYLVCENCVGDLTIATYVTENEALETTDKREDTTGGLAAQKSPDSKQPASRPTSTFQHFKIVNQDENIEIQLPIAETIIGREGDVETSYFETCNYISRRHLSIKYKDEHYVISDLNSHNGSYLNNRRLNPEEEYPLTEGDTIKIADKSFNFQKSL, encoded by the coding sequence ATGGCAACATACAAATTATGCGATATATGTAACCATAAAAGCGATGTGACATATTTAGTTTGTGAAAATTGTGTTGGGGACCTGACGATTGCGACATATGTAACTGAGAATGAAGCATTGGAAACTACTGATAAAAGAGAAGATACAACTGGAGGGCTTGCTGCTCAAAAGTCACCAGACAGCAAACAACCGGCTTCCCGACCTACAAGCACATTTCAACACTTTAAAATTGTGAACCAGGACGAAAATATTGAAATACAACTTCCAATAGCAGAGACAATCATTGGCAGAGAGGGAGATGTTGAAACCAGCTATTTTGAAACTTGCAATTACATAAGCAGGAGACATTTGTCTATAAAGTATAAAGACGAGCATTATGTGATTTCTGATTTAAATAGCCATAATGGTTCTTACCTTAATAATCGCCGACTGAACCCAGAAGAAGAGTATCCTCTTACAGAGGGTGACACAATCAAGATAGCAGATAAATCATTTAACTTTCAAAAAAGCTTATAA
- a CDS encoding serine/threonine-protein kinase, whose product MSNQHLRPTETMGNVTRTMPGGRETLTLQDLPYSPVISATRINEYEIIDVISENTGEGSIYKGTKDNTEFAIKLYHKNKRPKKEIIEQVKSVDSPYVIPVLDEGMFEEKYYEVLPFYSKKDLQGGGKVSEEHLVNTIIPNVNKGLKALHDKGIVHRDIKPNNIFYSNDGQSVVIGDFGISSSLGAGMSVRMTSASRTLGYSAPETANGVISKEVDYYSFGVTLLHLVLGMDPFEGMTDQQILVQTLNYPLPMPESMNPKLSMLVTGLTLKDRQHRWGYEEVDRWLNNEHVPVNAGNSRPTRSVSPYRIKGEEIYDLKSLALALAQNWNEGIRHLNNGNFIENYLENFGQDLAVKAVDFKKEYDKDFALFKIIYLLNEAAPLCWRGQIYMDLNKLCEKILESLPNINDDISKMFSSKAFVYYLKNKGFNEDLINEFARIREISNSEELYYRAFFILQGAQEEEHIPFKFMDETLYTPEDIAYLLYKEQDRLEEVSERLLASKYFFLWLEYNGYKEHIESWRQIYQIPGLSSYEENTLPKKGHIKSFHL is encoded by the coding sequence TTGAGTAATCAACATTTGAGGCCAACAGAAACAATGGGCAATGTTACGAGAACAATGCCAGGTGGCAGAGAGACGCTAACTTTACAGGACCTTCCATATAGTCCTGTAATTTCGGCTACAAGAATAAACGAGTATGAAATTATAGATGTTATTTCCGAAAATACAGGTGAAGGTTCCATCTATAAAGGGACAAAAGACAACACGGAATTTGCGATAAAACTTTACCATAAAAATAAAAGACCGAAAAAAGAGATCATTGAACAGGTGAAGTCAGTTGATTCTCCTTATGTCATCCCTGTGCTGGATGAGGGGATGTTTGAGGAGAAATACTATGAAGTACTTCCATTTTATTCAAAGAAAGACCTCCAAGGCGGGGGAAAGGTAAGTGAAGAACACTTAGTGAATACCATCATTCCTAACGTCAATAAGGGTCTGAAAGCTCTTCATGATAAAGGGATTGTTCATCGGGATATAAAGCCGAATAACATTTTTTATAGTAATGATGGACAAAGTGTAGTCATCGGTGACTTTGGGATAAGTTCATCTCTTGGTGCGGGAATGAGCGTCAGAATGACGAGTGCCTCACGTACCTTAGGCTATTCTGCTCCTGAAACAGCGAACGGCGTCATCTCCAAGGAAGTTGATTATTATTCGTTCGGTGTAACCCTTCTTCATTTAGTTTTAGGAATGGATCCTTTTGAAGGAATGACGGATCAACAAATATTAGTACAAACACTTAATTACCCACTTCCTATGCCAGAGTCCATGAACCCAAAATTATCAATGTTAGTAACTGGTTTAACATTAAAGGACCGACAGCATCGCTGGGGCTATGAAGAAGTGGACAGGTGGCTTAATAATGAACATGTTCCGGTCAATGCTGGGAACAGCAGGCCAACGAGAAGTGTTTCTCCTTACAGGATTAAAGGTGAAGAAATCTACGATTTGAAATCCCTTGCTCTTGCCTTGGCCCAGAATTGGAATGAAGGTATTAGACATCTGAATAATGGAAATTTTATCGAAAATTATTTAGAAAACTTCGGCCAGGACTTAGCAGTAAAAGCGGTTGATTTTAAAAAAGAGTATGACAAAGACTTCGCTTTGTTTAAAATAATTTATTTATTGAATGAAGCAGCTCCTTTATGTTGGCGAGGACAAATATATATGGATTTAAATAAACTTTGTGAGAAAATCCTGGAATCCTTGCCAAATATCAATGACGATATATCAAAAATGTTTTCCTCGAAAGCATTTGTCTATTATTTGAAGAATAAGGGTTTTAATGAGGACTTAATTAATGAGTTTGCAAGAATAAGGGAAATCAGCAATAGCGAGGAGTTATATTATAGAGCCTTTTTTATTTTGCAGGGTGCTCAAGAAGAGGAACATATTCCATTTAAATTTATGGATGAAACGCTTTATACTCCAGAGGACATCGCTTACCTTCTCTATAAAGAGCAAGACCGTTTAGAGGAAGTATCGGAGAGATTATTAGCGAGCAAGTATTTCTTTCTATGGCTGGAATACAATGGGTACAAAGAACATATCGAATCATGGAGACAAATATATCAAATCCCTGGTTTGAGCTCTTACGAAGAAAATACCCTTCCGAAAAAAGGACATATTAAAAGTTTCCACCTGTAA
- a CDS encoding PP2C family serine/threonine-protein phosphatase produces the protein MNIEIVAQSDKGLVREKNEDGFLINKQFGRDKGSLVFDKDDNNFIIAIADGVGGANAGEVASEYCLQLLSKCSSFIDVSRVDNDIKKIHSELIQYGKDHQQFKGLATTLAGIVYTPEGLLVFYVGDSRVYRFRQGSLEQVTKDHSLVQVLYESGQITKEQMWNHPEGHVILQTIGGKNPNIEPSIKELQSPLFDDIYLICSDGLSDLVPHDRIEELIGDGQALEETSSNLIEEAKRMGGTDNITVALMRKSKGGGPFE, from the coding sequence ATGAATATTGAAATTGTCGCTCAGTCTGATAAGGGATTGGTTAGGGAAAAAAATGAAGATGGCTTTTTAATTAACAAGCAGTTTGGCAGAGATAAAGGTTCTTTAGTTTTCGATAAAGACGATAACAATTTCATCATTGCTATCGCTGATGGGGTCGGTGGTGCAAATGCAGGTGAAGTGGCATCTGAGTATTGCTTACAACTCTTATCAAAGTGTTCAAGCTTCATTGATGTAAGCAGAGTGGATAATGATATCAAAAAGATTCACTCAGAACTTATTCAATACGGAAAGGATCATCAACAATTTAAGGGATTAGCAACAACATTGGCTGGTATTGTTTATACACCTGAGGGCTTATTGGTCTTTTATGTAGGCGACAGTCGAGTTTACCGATTTCGCCAGGGATCCCTGGAACAGGTAACAAAGGACCATTCATTGGTCCAGGTCCTTTATGAAAGTGGTCAAATCACGAAAGAACAAATGTGGAATCATCCAGAAGGACATGTCATATTGCAGACAATAGGCGGGAAAAACCCAAATATTGAACCGAGTATAAAGGAATTGCAGAGTCCATTATTCGATGATATCTATTTGATTTGTTCTGATGGTTTGAGTGATCTTGTACCCCACGACCGAATTGAAGAATTAATAGGTGACGGACAAGCCCTGGAAGAGACTTCATCGAATCTAATAGAAGAAGCAAAACGAATGGGCGGAACAGATAATATTACTGTTGCTCTTATGAGAAAAAGTAAAGGAGGTGGACCCTTTGAGTAA
- a CDS encoding AAA family ATPase produces the protein MQLPKWHQEIERFLSFRTTFTIEGNIHDLHSYPTNTEKGVRWDMVHLDRYLFSLLKDQGYETIVYYNHIDGFTNDIDAEHLTRFLDLIGEKNNLSERNSYKATLDKASNLIRASLENRTSATAVVMNLASRYVTSPNNLTEEESQFYSRLFMSTLKPTQVRSESKILQNLLFIIPNKTNDIPVWFFLNNPYVKNIELPNPDKETRQRFIDSQIRFFEGAGELTEAELEKYKQEFVDLTEGFKNIELNGLRKLCSQERIPLRRMTDAVSLFKYGIRENPWGEIDEALLENAEESIRKRVKGQNAAVTQSLDIIKRAASGLSGLQHSSGSSKPKGILFFAGPTGTGKTELAKTLSSLLFADEKACIRFDMSEYQQSHSDQKLLGAPPGYVGYEAGGQLTNAVKEKPFSILLFDEIEKAHPSILDKFLQILEDGRMTDGQGETVHFSESIIIFTSNLGIYKKDQFNQRTLNVSYDMGYSEIQEKVIEAIKEYFTIELGRPEILNRFGNNFVVFDFIREEVAKSIFHSQIDKITDALSENRSMQIEIDDSVLEFIEQKALSNLENGGRGIGNIIEKYFINPLSRFLFDRKVKESSHVSILHIEENENVVQLDGKVV, from the coding sequence ATGCAATTACCAAAATGGCACCAGGAAATAGAACGTTTTTTATCGTTTCGGACAACGTTTACTATCGAAGGTAATATTCATGATTTACATTCTTATCCTACCAACACGGAAAAGGGTGTCAGGTGGGATATGGTTCATTTAGATCGATACCTATTCAGCCTGCTTAAGGATCAAGGCTATGAAACGATTGTGTATTATAACCATATCGATGGCTTTACCAATGATATTGATGCTGAACATCTAACGAGATTCTTAGATTTAATAGGCGAAAAGAATAACTTGTCTGAAAGGAATAGCTATAAAGCCACGTTAGATAAAGCATCAAACTTAATAAGGGCTTCACTTGAAAATCGAACATCTGCAACAGCTGTTGTAATGAATTTAGCTTCTCGGTATGTAACCTCACCGAACAATTTAACAGAGGAAGAAAGTCAGTTTTATTCCCGATTGTTTATGTCAACGTTAAAACCAACCCAAGTAAGAAGTGAATCAAAAATATTACAGAACTTATTGTTTATCATCCCGAATAAGACGAACGATATTCCGGTTTGGTTTTTCCTGAATAATCCATATGTGAAAAATATCGAACTGCCTAACCCGGATAAAGAAACCCGGCAACGTTTTATTGATAGTCAAATACGTTTCTTTGAAGGGGCTGGTGAACTAACAGAGGCAGAATTAGAGAAGTATAAACAGGAATTTGTTGACCTTACGGAAGGTTTTAAAAATATAGAGTTAAATGGACTAAGGAAGCTATGTTCACAGGAAAGAATCCCTCTCAGGAGGATGACAGATGCTGTATCTCTATTTAAGTACGGGATAAGGGAAAATCCATGGGGTGAAATTGACGAGGCGTTACTGGAAAACGCGGAAGAGTCCATTAGAAAGCGAGTGAAAGGACAAAATGCAGCTGTAACACAATCGTTAGATATCATCAAACGAGCAGCCAGTGGATTGTCAGGATTGCAGCACTCGTCGGGTTCCAGTAAACCTAAGGGAATTTTGTTCTTTGCAGGTCCAACGGGAACAGGAAAAACGGAACTTGCCAAAACATTATCAAGTTTATTATTTGCTGATGAAAAAGCATGTATAAGATTTGATATGAGTGAGTACCAGCAAAGTCACTCCGATCAAAAGCTGTTGGGAGCACCACCAGGGTATGTTGGCTACGAAGCAGGCGGACAACTGACAAACGCGGTTAAAGAAAAGCCATTTTCGATATTATTATTTGATGAAATTGAAAAAGCACACCCTTCTATATTAGATAAATTCCTGCAGATACTTGAAGATGGCCGCATGACAGATGGACAGGGGGAAACAGTCCACTTTTCAGAAAGCATTATCATCTTTACAAGTAATTTAGGCATTTATAAAAAAGATCAATTTAACCAAAGGACGTTAAATGTTTCATATGACATGGGGTATTCAGAGATTCAGGAAAAAGTAATTGAGGCAATAAAAGAGTATTTTACAATCGAACTCGGGAGACCCGAAATATTGAATAGGTTTGGTAATAACTTTGTCGTTTTTGATTTCATTCGTGAAGAAGTGGCGAAATCAATCTTTCATTCACAGATAGATAAAATAACAGACGCCCTCTCTGAAAATAGAAGTATGCAAATTGAAATTGACGATTCAGTTCTGGAGTTTATCGAGCAGAAGGCTCTGTCCAATTTGGAGAATGGAGGAAGGGGTATCGGAAACATTATAGAAAAGTACTTCATCAATCCTCTTTCCAGATTTCTGTTTGACAGGAAAGTGAAGGAATCCTCCCATGTATCTATTTTACATATTGAAGAAAACGAGAATGTTGTTCAATTAGATGGAAAGGTAGTTTAG
- a CDS encoding tetratricopeptide repeat protein, giving the protein MKKKLLCNLSILLLTLSTGCSAGMTSAPDWFNNLGDEIVDPEGKFEEVIMEITDPAEQFELADKYLNGRGVTANRELGMLLLEESAAQGYKDSQSLLGRVYHNIYKDYSEALHWLKKADEQGDQYAPEFIGNMYEYGFGVPQDNYKAAEWYEKAIELDNDVAYVRLAYLYMEGDLGEKNLQEAERLLLLAVDAGNERAVVEMAYVKHLKDDYDEMVYWLQETMEVSDPEVRDIANNILDRYPDLELEDTN; this is encoded by the coding sequence ATGAAGAAAAAATTATTATGTAATCTTTCCATATTGCTATTAACCCTTTCCACGGGGTGCTCTGCAGGCATGACCAGTGCTCCTGATTGGTTTAATAACCTGGGTGATGAAATCGTTGATCCGGAAGGGAAGTTTGAGGAGGTCATTATGGAGATAACTGACCCAGCTGAACAGTTTGAATTAGCAGATAAATATTTAAATGGCAGAGGTGTTACAGCGAACAGGGAACTTGGTATGCTTCTGTTAGAAGAGTCTGCAGCACAAGGTTATAAAGATTCTCAGAGTTTGCTTGGCAGGGTTTACCACAATATCTATAAAGATTATAGTGAGGCTTTGCATTGGTTGAAAAAAGCAGATGAACAAGGAGATCAATATGCACCTGAATTTATAGGGAATATGTATGAATATGGTTTTGGGGTTCCTCAAGACAACTATAAAGCTGCCGAGTGGTACGAAAAAGCAATTGAATTAGACAATGACGTTGCTTATGTCAGGCTGGCCTATTTATATATGGAAGGCGATCTGGGAGAGAAGAATTTGCAAGAAGCGGAAAGATTATTATTACTAGCAGTCGATGCTGGGAATGAAAGGGCAGTTGTAGAAATGGCGTATGTTAAACATCTCAAGGATGATTATGATGAAATGGTTTACTGGCTTCAGGAAACGATGGAGGTTTCTGATCCTGAGGTCAGAGACATAGCAAATAATATATTAGATCGTTATCCGGATTTGGAGCTGGAAGATACAAATTAA
- a CDS encoding NAD(P)-dependent alcohol dehydrogenase, with product MKAIVAEKYGSPDVLELKDVKRPVPKDNELLIRVYATSVKYGDIIGRNFKEISPGKFNMPFLFWFFAKLYFGFRRPRITILGSEFAGRVESVGKNVTLFKPGDQVFGYSGQSMGAYAEYICISETGVVAEKPTNMTYEEAAAVPYGATMALNLLRKVNVRSGQKVLIIGASGGIGSAGVQIAKYLGAEVTGVCSTGKIEYVKSLGADKVIDYTKEDFTRNGETYDLIFDILGKCSYSACKGTLKQNGRYLLASFKTKQLSQMLWTSFFSRKKVICALAQEKPEDLIFVKVLIEKGKIKTVIDKSFPLEQAAEAHRYVESGQKKGEVIITI from the coding sequence ATAAAAGCGATAGTGGCTGAAAAATACGGATCACCAGATGTTTTGGAACTAAAAGATGTGAAAAGGCCTGTTCCAAAGGACAATGAATTGTTAATCAGAGTGTATGCAACATCTGTAAAGTACGGGGATATTATTGGGAGAAACTTTAAAGAGATTTCCCCAGGTAAATTCAACATGCCATTCCTCTTCTGGTTTTTTGCAAAATTGTATTTTGGATTTAGGAGACCAAGAATAACAATACTCGGAAGTGAGTTTGCTGGACGAGTTGAATCTGTCGGTAAAAATGTCACTTTATTTAAACCGGGAGATCAGGTTTTTGGATATTCCGGCCAAAGCATGGGTGCTTATGCGGAGTATATTTGTATATCCGAAACAGGGGTAGTGGCCGAGAAACCAACGAATATGACTTATGAGGAAGCCGCCGCCGTCCCTTATGGAGCAACAATGGCGTTGAATTTGCTTCGAAAAGTAAATGTGCGCAGCGGACAAAAAGTACTCATCATTGGTGCTTCTGGAGGCATAGGTTCAGCTGGGGTACAGATAGCCAAATATCTTGGAGCAGAAGTTACTGGAGTTTGCAGTACCGGGAAAATAGAATATGTAAAATCACTTGGGGCAGATAAGGTGATTGATTACACGAAAGAGGATTTTACCAGGAACGGTGAAACTTATGATCTTATTTTTGACATATTAGGTAAGTGCTCGTATTCCGCTTGTAAAGGCACTCTCAAGCAAAATGGACGTTACCTGTTAGCAAGCTTTAAGACAAAACAGCTCTCTCAAATGTTATGGACTTCCTTTTTCAGCAGGAAGAAAGTAATTTGTGCGCTGGCACAGGAGAAACCAGAAGATTTAATTTTCGTCAAAGTTCTTATTGAGAAGGGGAAGATAAAGACGGTCATCGATAAATCCTTTCCGTTAGAACAGGCTGCCGAGGCCCATAGATATGTTGAATCAGGCCAAAAAAAGGGGGAAGTTATTATAACTATTTAA
- a CDS encoding DUF6036 family nucleotidyltransferase, giving the protein MDKKRIFKKREDIIRTLAELDYELSVRKQRIVLTIFGGSALLLKTNLHVTGDIDAVIRMEKEDAGLRKLLRKYNINDDLKSVMELPPMEDVYEDMETLNIPFNNIIVELPSPEHLVISKLFATRQTTKDMEDVLNSGILDHADTNKLKMLYKEYLGYTILPERRYNSLDDLLNDWEKRKKKGR; this is encoded by the coding sequence ATGGATAAGAAGAGAATTTTCAAAAAACGGGAAGACATCATTCGCACTTTAGCGGAGCTGGATTATGAATTAAGTGTACGAAAACAACGCATTGTATTAACCATCTTTGGTGGTTCAGCCTTGCTGTTAAAAACAAATCTCCATGTTACCGGAGACATTGATGCTGTGATTCGTATGGAAAAGGAAGACGCAGGACTCCGCAAATTATTGAGAAAATATAACATCAACGATGATTTGAAGAGTGTAATGGAACTTCCTCCAATGGAAGATGTGTATGAGGACATGGAAACCTTGAATATTCCCTTCAATAATATCATAGTAGAATTACCATCCCCTGAACATCTCGTAATCTCGAAGCTGTTTGCCACCAGGCAAACCACAAAAGATATGGAGGATGTATTAAATTCAGGCATATTAGACCATGCTGATACCAATAAGTTAAAAATGTTATATAAAGAGTATCTAGGCTATACCATCTTGCCAGAACGCCGCTATAACAGCCTGGACGACCTTTTAAATGATTGGGAGAAACGCAAAAAGAAAGGAAGGTGA
- a CDS encoding nitroreductase family protein translates to MQSAGTSPSGANQQPWKFALVKDPQVKKAIRNAAEKQEKSSEEKDYIEYAPYLITVFRENYGLEQDENGQTKKVRHYYALESTAISAGFLLSALQHVGLDSIIHTPFKELSVILDRPKNESPIALFAVGYGKETDTAQQAEGKPLSELVFGDIDVNSEEKTTPSSEAKIINTASNYYETIRRRRNIRDFSTEDIDESLLVKALDAAVTTPSCAGSQPYRFAVIKDHAMKKIIREQAETEEKKLYEERISDEWREALAPLGTNWMKPHLTDAPYLIIASKVDGTEADHESAQGVKGAYDKHQAMTSAGMAVGVLTSALHFAGVCTLTHTPSPMAFLRDLLNRPKNEMPIVVLPVGYPTPDCQVPDITKKPLDDILIKY, encoded by the coding sequence ATTCAATCAGCTGGAACGAGCCCTTCAGGAGCCAACCAGCAGCCCTGGAAATTTGCGCTGGTCAAAGACCCGCAAGTAAAAAAAGCGATCAGGAATGCAGCAGAAAAACAAGAGAAATCCAGCGAAGAGAAAGATTATATTGAGTATGCTCCCTATCTGATCACAGTTTTCCGGGAAAACTACGGGCTGGAACAGGATGAAAATGGACAGACGAAAAAAGTCCGCCATTACTATGCATTGGAGTCCACTGCCATCAGTGCCGGTTTTTTACTATCAGCCCTGCAGCACGTTGGGTTAGACAGCATTATTCACACTCCATTTAAGGAGTTATCAGTCATCCTGGACCGGCCTAAAAATGAATCTCCTATCGCACTTTTCGCCGTCGGTTACGGCAAAGAAACGGACACAGCCCAGCAAGCTGAAGGGAAGCCTTTATCGGAACTCGTCTTCGGGGATATCGATGTGAACTCAGAAGAAAAAACAACTCCATCCTCTGAAGCTAAAATAATAAATACGGCTTCCAACTACTATGAAACTATCAGAAGACGGAGAAACATCCGGGATTTTTCCACCGAGGATATAGATGAGAGTCTGTTAGTTAAGGCATTGGATGCAGCTGTCACCACACCGTCCTGCGCCGGTTCACAGCCTTACAGATTTGCCGTCATAAAGGATCACGCCATGAAAAAAATAATCCGTGAGCAGGCAGAAACAGAGGAAAAGAAGCTATACGAGGAAAGAATATCCGACGAGTGGCGGGAAGCACTTGCCCCATTAGGAACCAACTGGATGAAGCCCCACCTCACCGACGCACCGTATTTAATTATCGCTTCTAAAGTGGACGGAACGGAGGCAGACCATGAATCGGCACAAGGAGTAAAAGGTGCTTACGATAAACACCAGGCAATGACATCAGCGGGAATGGCTGTCGGCGTTCTCACCAGCGCCCTGCACTTTGCCGGTGTCTGCACACTCACACATACACCAAGTCCGATGGCGTTTTTACGGGATTTATTAAACCGCCCGAAAAATGAAATGCCGATCGTCGTCCTGCCAGTTGGTTACCCTACACCTGACTGCCAGGTTCCCGACATTACGAAAAAGCCCCTTGATGACATATTGATTAAGTATTAA
- a CDS encoding AIM24 family protein translates to MGKYSIDEFIKQTVQDEKGNDFFELETPRILEVNLQDKVWAKMGSMISYNGKIKFEREGILEHGLGRMFKKAFTGEGSALMKAQGNGQLYLADNGKKITILELNNEEITVNGNDLLAFEQGIDWDIRIMKKVAGMVSGGLFNVTLKGLGLVAITSHYEPLTLLVRPGIPVMTDPHATVAWSGHLQPDFRTDVSLKTFFGRGSGESFQMEFSGEGFVIVQSVEEGNAGGGSSS, encoded by the coding sequence ATGGGTAAGTATTCGATTGATGAATTCATTAAACAGACAGTCCAGGATGAAAAGGGAAATGACTTCTTTGAGCTGGAAACACCGCGGATTCTTGAAGTTAATTTACAGGATAAAGTCTGGGCAAAAATGGGCTCCATGATATCCTATAACGGAAAAATTAAATTTGAACGGGAAGGTATTCTCGAGCATGGACTTGGAAGGATGTTTAAAAAAGCTTTTACAGGAGAAGGCAGCGCGTTGATGAAGGCCCAGGGAAACGGACAGCTGTATCTTGCCGATAATGGGAAAAAGATTACGATTCTTGAACTCAATAATGAAGAAATAACTGTAAACGGCAACGATTTACTTGCTTTTGAACAAGGGATTGACTGGGACATCAGGATAATGAAAAAAGTAGCCGGAATGGTTTCCGGAGGATTATTCAATGTTACTTTAAAGGGGCTTGGTTTAGTGGCGATAACAAGCCATTACGAACCGTTAACCTTACTCGTTCGTCCAGGAATCCCTGTAATGACGGACCCTCATGCGACTGTCGCCTGGTCAGGCCATTTACAACCTGATTTCCGGACAGATGTGAGTTTAAAAACTTTCTTTGGCAGAGGAAGCGGGGAATCATTTCAAATGGAATTCTCAGGTGAAGGCTTTGTGATCGTGCAGTCCGTTGAAGAAGGAAATGCTGGTGGAGGAAGCAGTTCTTAG
- a CDS encoding competence protein ComK translates to MNEQVLENYEINDKTMAVLSAAHTDYYSIVLEGNRKLYVKKTTMELIKIACLEGGAGYNGRRASVTYLTGIQRKVPIPINEGKNIYAFPTQSPSQFGCHWIFPSHIRNLALDPYTKNGCLVIFKNSKIISLDVSIKSIEKQIHRTSHCVCMFTQQCANTDTEDAVPR, encoded by the coding sequence ATGAACGAACAAGTACTGGAAAACTACGAAATCAACGATAAGACAATGGCGGTTTTATCAGCTGCCCACACTGACTATTACTCCATCGTTTTGGAAGGGAACAGAAAGCTGTATGTGAAGAAAACGACGATGGAGCTTATAAAAATCGCCTGCCTGGAAGGTGGCGCAGGATACAATGGAAGGCGTGCCTCTGTTACCTACCTAACGGGAATCCAGCGGAAAGTGCCGATTCCGATTAACGAAGGGAAAAACATATACGCCTTCCCCACCCAGTCCCCTTCCCAGTTCGGCTGCCACTGGATCTTCCCCTCACACATCCGCAACCTTGCCCTCGATCCATACACGAAAAACGGCTGCCTCGTTATCTTCAAAAACAGTAAAATTATCTCTCTCGATGTTTCGATAAAGAGTATAGAAAAACAGATACACCGGACATCGCATTGTGTTTGTATGTTTACTCAGCAGTGTGCCAATACAGATACAGAAGATGCTGTACCAAGATAG
- the dat gene encoding D-amino-acid transaminase, producing MEYVLYNEDTVPRSDVNADIEDRGYQFGDGVYEVIRVFNGKCFMMEEHLERLERSASEIRLSLSYSVDELTNKLEELCRHNSLKEGIIYVQITRGTAPRAHEFPGPEVLPCLTAYTKELKRPLELQKKGVRVSVGEDIRWLRCDIKSLNLLGNVLGKQKAADEGSYELIQHRDGSVTEGSATNTFIVKNSIQYTHPANNLILNGITRQLVLKLCRKLNLQVVEEAFTVDSLMAADEVFITSTTNDIMPVVKVGDTKVGTGIPGPMTLKLQMAYDEVITPVSSAN from the coding sequence GTGGAATACGTTTTATATAATGAGGATACAGTACCAAGATCTGACGTAAACGCTGATATAGAAGACCGTGGTTACCAATTTGGTGATGGGGTATACGAAGTGATCAGAGTTTTTAACGGAAAATGCTTTATGATGGAAGAACATCTGGAACGGCTGGAGAGAAGTGCTTCTGAGATCCGACTGTCTCTTTCATACAGTGTTGATGAATTAACGAATAAGCTCGAGGAGTTGTGCAGGCATAATTCCCTTAAAGAAGGAATAATCTATGTACAAATTACACGAGGAACAGCACCTCGTGCACACGAATTTCCTGGGCCTGAAGTTTTACCCTGCCTCACAGCATATACAAAAGAATTAAAGCGCCCGCTGGAGCTCCAGAAAAAGGGTGTGCGGGTCAGTGTGGGAGAAGATATTCGCTGGCTTCGCTGTGATATAAAATCCCTTAACTTACTGGGAAATGTACTTGGAAAGCAGAAAGCTGCAGATGAAGGAAGTTATGAACTCATTCAGCACCGGGATGGAAGCGTAACAGAAGGAAGTGCTACAAATACTTTCATCGTAAAAAATAGTATTCAATACACACACCCAGCAAACAATTTAATCTTAAACGGTATTACAAGGCAGCTTGTATTAAAGCTTTGCAGAAAGTTGAACCTCCAGGTGGTAGAAGAAGCATTTACGGTCGATAGCCTGATGGCAGCTGATGAAGTATTCATTACAAGTACAACAAATGATATAATGCCGGTTGTTAAAGTAGGAGACACTAAAGTAGGTACAGGGATTCCTGGCCCAATGACCCTCAAACTGCAGATGGCTTATGATGAAGTGATCACCCCCGTATCTAGTGCCAACTAG